From Desulfovibrio aminophilus, a single genomic window includes:
- a CDS encoding methyl-accepting chemotaxis protein, producing the protein MLNNLKMRWKILLPVCLAVIVVFAATIFLIHRKLRQTSEADIALLGQEMSLRHGNAVGRELDSVMSLAEGLAQMLAGAKTSGGVDRAALEAMLKPVLEDSPDLFGVWTTWEPDAFDGKDAEYAGKDAFHDATGRLIPYWYREGAKITGGVTTTYEGPSPGSDWYQKPLRGRKPYATPPTAYDVGGKSIMLVSFGVPVMVDGKALGVAGVDLSLEKMADMASAIKIFETGYGYLLAGDGMVVAHPRRELIGKAAEEAAGKANAAEVLAAVKAGRPYSFRQQTPAGVMLNVLTPIRIGDTDTAWSFGVTIPEARVMENADALTRLLLILGVGGVLFVILAVFLISRAIVNPVNTLVAGAEAVAKGDLDRDIGVRQKDEIGILAEAFRKMVAGLKDMIETANTKTREAEEMTRKARVAADEAEAARRQAEQAKREGMLDAARRIEAIVERVTSASEELAAQIEESSRGTENQRERTSESATAMEQMNASVMEVARNASEAAGDADSARDEAQRGADVVNNVIAAINEVQTQAQRMHESLGVLGEQAEGIGRIMNVITDIADQTNLLALNAAIEAARAGDAGRGFAVVADEVRKLAEKTMTATKEVGEAVSGIQTGTHQNIKSMEASGEAVDKSTGLAGEAGKALGNIVGRIESTADKVRAIATASEEQSAASEQISRGTEEVNRIAAETAQAMNQSAQAVAELASMAQELQRLVDQMKNA; encoded by the coding sequence ATGCTGAACAACCTCAAGATGCGCTGGAAAATACTCCTGCCGGTCTGCCTGGCGGTGATCGTGGTCTTCGCCGCGACCATCTTCCTCATCCATCGCAAGCTGCGGCAGACCTCCGAGGCGGACATCGCCCTCCTGGGCCAGGAAATGAGCCTGCGCCACGGCAACGCCGTGGGCCGCGAACTGGATTCCGTCATGAGCCTGGCCGAGGGCCTGGCCCAGATGCTCGCCGGGGCCAAGACCTCCGGCGGCGTGGACCGCGCGGCCCTGGAGGCCATGCTCAAACCCGTGCTGGAAGACTCGCCCGACCTCTTCGGCGTCTGGACCACCTGGGAGCCCGACGCCTTCGACGGCAAGGACGCCGAGTACGCGGGCAAGGACGCCTTCCACGACGCCACCGGACGGCTCATCCCCTACTGGTACCGCGAAGGCGCCAAGATCACCGGCGGCGTGACCACCACCTACGAAGGCCCCTCCCCAGGCTCGGACTGGTACCAGAAGCCCCTGCGCGGCAGGAAGCCCTACGCCACTCCGCCCACGGCCTACGACGTGGGCGGCAAGTCCATCATGCTCGTGAGCTTCGGCGTGCCGGTCATGGTGGACGGCAAGGCCCTGGGCGTGGCGGGCGTGGACCTCTCCCTGGAAAAAATGGCCGACATGGCCTCGGCCATCAAGATCTTCGAAACCGGCTACGGCTATCTCCTGGCCGGTGACGGCATGGTCGTGGCCCATCCCAGGCGCGAACTCATCGGCAAGGCCGCCGAGGAGGCCGCGGGCAAGGCCAACGCGGCCGAAGTCCTGGCGGCGGTAAAGGCCGGACGGCCGTACAGCTTCCGCCAGCAGACCCCGGCCGGGGTCATGCTCAACGTGCTCACGCCCATCCGCATCGGCGACACGGACACCGCCTGGAGCTTCGGCGTGACCATTCCCGAGGCCCGCGTCATGGAAAACGCCGACGCCCTCACCCGCCTGCTCCTGATCCTCGGCGTGGGCGGCGTGCTCTTCGTCATCCTGGCCGTGTTCCTCATCTCCCGCGCCATAGTGAACCCGGTCAACACCCTCGTTGCCGGGGCCGAGGCCGTGGCCAAGGGCGACCTGGACCGCGACATCGGCGTGCGCCAGAAGGACGAGATCGGCATCCTGGCCGAGGCCTTCCGCAAGATGGTCGCCGGACTCAAGGACATGATCGAGACGGCCAACACCAAGACCCGCGAGGCCGAGGAAATGACCCGCAAGGCCCGCGTCGCGGCCGACGAGGCCGAGGCCGCCCGCCGCCAGGCCGAGCAGGCCAAGCGCGAGGGCATGCTCGACGCGGCCCGGCGCATCGAGGCCATCGTGGAACGCGTGACCTCGGCCTCCGAGGAGCTGGCCGCCCAGATCGAGGAGTCCAGCCGGGGCACCGAGAACCAGCGCGAACGCACCTCCGAGTCCGCCACGGCCATGGAACAGATGAACGCCTCGGTCATGGAGGTGGCCCGCAACGCCTCCGAGGCCGCCGGAGACGCGGACAGCGCCCGCGACGAGGCCCAGCGCGGCGCGGACGTGGTGAACAACGTCATCGCGGCCATCAACGAGGTCCAGACCCAGGCCCAGCGCATGCACGAAAGCCTCGGCGTCCTGGGCGAACAGGCCGAGGGCATCGGCCGGATCATGAACGTGATCACCGACATCGCGGACCAGACCAACCTCCTGGCCCTGAACGCCGCCATCGAGGCCGCCCGAGCGGGCGACGCCGGACGCGGCTTCGCCGTGGTCGCCGACGAGGTCCGCAAGCTGGCCGAGAAGACCATGACCGCCACCAAGGAAGTGGGCGAGGCCGTGTCCGGCATCCAGACAGGCACCCATCAGAACATCAAGAGCATGGAAGCCTCCGGCGAAGCCGTGGACAAGAGCACCGGGCTGGCCGGAGAGGCGGGCAAGGCCCTGGGCAACATCGTGGGCCGCATCGAATCCACCGCCGACAAGGTCCGGGCCATCGCCACGGCCTCCGAGGAACAGTCCGCGGCCAGCGAACAGATCAGCCGGGGCACCGAGGAGGTCAACCGCATCGCGGCCGAGACCGCCCAGGCCATGAACCAGTCCGCCCAGGCAGTGGCCGAACTGGCCTCCATGGCCCAGGAACTCCAGCGCCTCGTGGACCAGATGAAAAACGCCTAG
- a CDS encoding bacteriohemerythrin: MGKIEWNDTLRMDVEPIDSQHKELIRIANGLINAVSLGRDTRTLENVIRRLREYTVFHFHEEEALMERLRYEHRAEHALEHIRLKENVKQCPRLIYKKEELTPEAVLDFMKHWLLHHILESDLQFARFVHRRRQQGLQDAAPGSAAASGGS; the protein is encoded by the coding sequence ATGGGCAAAATCGAATGGAACGACACGCTGCGCATGGACGTCGAGCCCATCGACTCGCAGCACAAGGAACTCATCCGCATCGCCAACGGGCTCATCAACGCCGTTTCCCTGGGCCGGGACACGCGGACCCTGGAGAACGTCATCCGCAGACTGCGCGAGTACACGGTCTTCCACTTCCACGAGGAAGAGGCGCTCATGGAGCGGCTGCGCTACGAACACCGCGCCGAACACGCCCTCGAACACATTCGCCTGAAGGAGAACGTCAAGCAGTGCCCGCGGCTCATCTACAAGAAGGAAGAGCTGACCCCCGAGGCGGTGCTCGACTTCATGAAGCATTGGCTCCTGCACCACATCCTGGAGTCCGACCTCCAGTTCGCCCGCTTCGTCCATCGGAGGCGGCAGCAAGGGCTCCAGGACGCGGCCCCCGGCTCCGCCGCCGCCTCCGGCGGTTCATAG
- a CDS encoding dienelactone hydrolase family protein → MPFHEPPKSVVVVADIFGRTPHLEECASWFARDAAPLIVDPYCGSLRSFADEAEAHAAFQAECGLERLTDLLREAVAGVAGPVDLVGFSVGAAAVWRVAAEIPGPGRAVCFYGSRIRDYPDLAPRRETLLVFPRSEPSFDVRALARSLRGRPNVRVLRTPWLHGFLNPLSVNFSPRASARLRKVLERGEAGSLSAFL, encoded by the coding sequence ATGCCTTTCCATGAACCGCCGAAGTCGGTGGTGGTCGTTGCGGATATATTCGGCCGCACGCCGCATCTGGAGGAATGCGCGTCCTGGTTCGCGCGGGACGCCGCGCCGCTCATCGTGGACCCCTATTGCGGATCGTTGCGGTCCTTCGCGGACGAGGCCGAGGCCCATGCCGCGTTCCAGGCCGAGTGCGGGCTGGAACGGTTGACGGACTTGCTCCGCGAGGCCGTGGCGGGTGTTGCCGGGCCGGTGGATCTGGTGGGCTTCAGCGTGGGCGCGGCGGCCGTCTGGCGCGTGGCGGCCGAGATTCCGGGCCCGGGCCGGGCGGTCTGTTTCTACGGCTCGCGCATCCGCGACTACCCGGACCTCGCGCCCAGGCGGGAAACCCTGCTCGTGTTTCCCCGGAGCGAGCCGTCCTTCGACGTGCGGGCCCTGGCCCGCTCCCTGCGGGGCCGCCCCAACGTGCGCGTGCTGCGCACGCCCTGGCTGCACGGGTTCCTGAACCCCCTGTCCGTGAACTTCTCGCCCCGGGCCTCCGCGAGGCTGCGGAAGGTGCTGGAAAGGGGGGAGGCCGGAAGCCTCTCGGCCTTTCTATGA
- a CDS encoding ChaN family lipoprotein → MNRSSSRVPVLLGFLFCLALLAGCAAKQTHKPLGVTFVPTDGEFIARDGSRLSLGQVMALAADADYVLIGEGHKNPCDHTVQQQLTWALAQGPRPPAIGLEMVAADRQGVLDAFNQGRLGVDDLPGRLDWDERWGYPFELFEPLFHLAKDKHLPVAALNAPPEIVRKVAREGLDSLTDEEQGMIPAYIIRQPAEQEAFLKEVMLGHEGKDAKDPEQVDRFFLVQSLWDTQMAARAVWMRREYRRPVLIIAGAGHVDFGWGIAQRLNVLDRGAAVVSLTPWRGVENFEPGAADAFFYCPNIYTSRMGMTLVEGQGGVTVSEVKRGSRADLAGLRPGDVLEAFQGKRMRSLMDLHKAGQRAHKDDAPLVLTVRRDGETVRIDLGKLGQGGTK, encoded by the coding sequence ATGAACCGCTCATCGTCCCGCGTCCCCGTCCTGCTCGGCTTCCTCTTCTGTCTCGCGCTGCTGGCGGGCTGCGCCGCGAAACAGACCCACAAGCCCCTGGGCGTCACCTTCGTGCCCACGGACGGCGAATTCATCGCCCGCGACGGCTCGCGCCTGAGCCTGGGCCAGGTCATGGCCCTGGCCGCCGACGCGGACTACGTGCTCATCGGCGAAGGGCACAAGAACCCCTGTGACCACACCGTGCAGCAGCAACTCACCTGGGCCCTGGCCCAGGGACCGCGTCCCCCGGCCATCGGCCTGGAAATGGTCGCCGCCGACCGCCAGGGAGTGCTGGACGCCTTCAACCAGGGCCGGCTCGGCGTGGACGACCTGCCCGGTCGCCTGGACTGGGATGAGCGCTGGGGCTACCCCTTCGAGCTCTTCGAACCCCTGTTCCACCTGGCCAAGGACAAGCATCTGCCCGTGGCCGCCCTGAACGCCCCGCCCGAGATCGTGCGCAAGGTCGCCCGCGAGGGCCTGGACTCGCTCACCGACGAGGAGCAGGGCATGATCCCGGCCTACATCATCCGCCAGCCCGCCGAGCAGGAGGCCTTTCTCAAGGAGGTCATGCTCGGCCACGAAGGCAAGGACGCCAAGGACCCCGAGCAGGTGGACCGCTTCTTCCTGGTCCAGAGCCTGTGGGACACCCAGATGGCCGCCCGGGCCGTGTGGATGCGCCGCGAGTACAGGCGGCCCGTGCTCATCATCGCGGGCGCGGGACACGTGGACTTCGGCTGGGGCATCGCCCAGCGCCTGAACGTCCTGGACCGGGGCGCGGCCGTGGTCAGCCTGACCCCCTGGCGCGGCGTGGAGAACTTCGAGCCCGGCGCGGCCGACGCCTTCTTCTACTGTCCGAACATCTACACCAGCCGCATGGGCATGACCCTGGTGGAAGGCCAGGGCGGCGTCACGGTCAGCGAGGTCAAGCGCGGCTCCCGCGCCGACCTGGCCGGACTGCGGCCCGGCGACGTGCTGGAGGCCTTCCAGGGCAAGCGGATGCGCAGCCTCATGGACCTGCACAAGGCCGGGCAGCGCGCCCACAAGGACGACGCGCCCCTGGTCCTCACCGTGCGCCGCGACGGCGAAACCGTGCGCATCGACCTCGGCAAGCTCGGCCAAGGCGGGACGAAGTAG
- a CDS encoding type II toxin-antitoxin system RelE/ParE family toxin encodes MAYTIELSPLAARELKKIPRQFQEQVSDAIDLLEENPRRYGVEKLTAKDAYRFRSGDYRILFQINDGKLMILVLRIVDRREAYKKKR; translated from the coding sequence ATGGCCTACACCATTGAACTCTCCCCGCTCGCCGCGCGTGAACTCAAGAAAATCCCAAGACAATTTCAGGAACAGGTCAGCGACGCCATTGACCTCCTCGAAGAGAACCCTCGGCGCTACGGCGTCGAAAAATTAACCGCCAAGGACGCCTATCGATTCCGTTCCGGCGACTACCGCATCCTTTTCCAGATCAACGATGGCAAACTGATGATCCTCGTCCTGCGCATCGTCGACCGCCGCGAAGCCTACAAGAAAAAACGCTGA
- a CDS encoding acetylpolyamine amidohydrolase: protein MFRIRRIHDDTLPQDREAIATAQSILREQFQLLSREEIEELPGLLRDPVGHGFRTVLFVADVRGKVQGFALLMHFPDLRFCYLDFISVPKAMTSRGLGGALYERMRQEARALKSWGLFFECLPDDPALCADPGVLAQNRARLRFYERYGARPIAGTAYETPLKPGGDCPPYLVLDALGRERPLSGRAARRIVRAILERKYRGVCPPEYVDLVARSFRDGPVALRPPRYAAPAAAPAPGPSLPPDRRIALVVNDRHEIHHVRERGYVEAPVRVSRILEPLRRSGLFEEIPAHRFPDARIKEVHDADYVDYLKRVCLRIPAGRSVYPYVFPIRNQARPPRELPVRAGYYCIDTFTPLNPNAWRAARRAADCALTAAAAVADGRRLAYALVRPPGHHAERRSFGGFCYLNNSALAAQHLSRLGRVAVLDLDYHHGNGTQHIFYSRADVLTVSIHGHPSFAYPYFSGFREERGEGEGLGFNRNFPLGERVDGRMYRNVLRRALDAVRAFKPDFLVLALGLDPAKGDPTGTWTLSARDFLANGRMVAELDLPTVVVQEGGYRTRSLGSNARHFFQGLSAPFGGS, encoded by the coding sequence ATGTTCCGCATTCGCCGCATCCACGACGACACGCTGCCCCAGGACCGCGAGGCCATCGCCACGGCCCAGTCCATCCTCCGCGAACAGTTCCAGCTCCTGAGCCGGGAGGAGATCGAGGAACTGCCCGGCCTGCTGCGCGACCCCGTGGGCCACGGCTTCCGCACCGTGCTCTTCGTGGCCGACGTGCGCGGCAAGGTCCAGGGCTTCGCCCTGCTGATGCACTTCCCGGACCTGCGCTTCTGCTACCTGGACTTCATCTCCGTGCCCAAGGCCATGACCAGCCGGGGCCTGGGCGGGGCGCTCTACGAGCGGATGCGCCAGGAGGCCCGGGCGCTCAAGTCCTGGGGCCTGTTCTTCGAGTGCCTGCCCGACGACCCCGCGCTTTGCGCCGACCCGGGCGTCCTGGCCCAGAACCGCGCCAGGCTGCGCTTCTATGAGCGCTACGGGGCCCGGCCCATCGCGGGCACGGCCTACGAGACGCCGCTCAAGCCCGGCGGCGACTGCCCGCCCTACCTCGTGCTCGACGCCCTGGGCCGGGAACGGCCCCTGTCCGGCCGCGCGGCCCGGCGCATCGTGCGCGCGATCCTGGAACGCAAGTACCGGGGCGTCTGCCCGCCGGAATACGTGGATCTGGTGGCCCGCTCCTTCCGCGACGGGCCCGTGGCCCTTCGGCCGCCGCGCTACGCCGCGCCAGCGGCCGCCCCGGCCCCCGGACCGTCCCTGCCCCCGGACCGGCGCATCGCCCTGGTGGTCAACGACCGCCACGAGATCCACCACGTGCGCGAACGCGGCTACGTGGAGGCCCCGGTGCGCGTGAGCCGCATCCTGGAGCCCCTGCGGCGCTCCGGCCTGTTCGAGGAGATTCCCGCGCACCGCTTCCCGGACGCCCGGATCAAGGAGGTCCACGACGCGGACTACGTGGACTATCTCAAGCGCGTCTGCCTGCGCATCCCGGCGGGCCGCTCGGTCTATCCCTACGTCTTCCCCATCCGCAACCAGGCCCGGCCGCCCCGCGAACTGCCCGTGCGCGCGGGCTACTACTGCATCGACACCTTCACGCCCCTGAACCCGAACGCCTGGCGCGCCGCGCGCCGCGCCGCCGACTGCGCCCTGACCGCGGCCGCCGCCGTGGCCGACGGCCGACGCCTGGCCTACGCCCTGGTCCGGCCGCCCGGGCACCACGCCGAGCGCCGCAGCTTCGGCGGCTTCTGCTACCTGAACAACTCCGCCCTGGCCGCCCAGCACCTCTCGCGCCTGGGCAGGGTGGCCGTGCTCGACCTGGACTACCATCACGGCAACGGCACGCAGCACATCTTCTATTCCCGCGCCGACGTGCTCACCGTGAGCATCCACGGCCACCCGAGCTTCGCCTATCCCTATTTCAGCGGCTTCCGCGAGGAGCGCGGCGAGGGCGAGGGCCTGGGCTTCAACCGCAACTTCCCCCTGGGCGAGCGCGTGGACGGCCGCATGTACCGCAACGTGCTCCGCCGCGCCCTGGACGCGGTGCGGGCCTTCAAGCCGGATTTCCTCGTGCTGGCCCTGGGCCTGGACCCGGCCAAGGGCGATCCCACCGGCACCTGGACCCTCTCCGCCCGCGACTTCCTGGCCAACGGCCGCATGGTCGCGGAACTGGACCTGCCCACCGTGGTCGTCCAGGAGGGCGGCTACCGCACCCGCTCCCTGGGCTCCAACGCCCGCCACTTCTTCCAGGGCCTCTCCGCCCCCTTCGGGGGTTCATAG
- a CDS encoding TIGR00341 family protein produces MALRSIEVVAPRSDKGTVLDSLGGHASSGEYTYWVYPVEDETDVCIRIVLDVKDSENVLDKLATLFTWTENYRIIVYPVEATLPRLEGASAKEPEAEAPRDDPAGSKSVNRISREELYADILDMAQLNRIFVVLTVCATLVAIIGLWRDNVAVIIGAMVLAPLLGPNVGLSLATTLGDIDLGKRSLATLAVSVCLVLGISLAAGLLFGLPERSEELAARAVIDYPDVLLALVAGAAGIISVTLGGALALVGVMVALALLPPLTACGLYAGAGDGASAVGAAMLFVANLIGLNLSGVVTFLAQGIRPINWWERERARALTVRMVLLWAILLVFLLALIAFGVMR; encoded by the coding sequence ATGGCCCTGCGATCCATAGAAGTCGTGGCTCCGCGCTCGGACAAGGGGACGGTCCTCGACTCGCTCGGGGGGCACGCAAGCTCCGGCGAATACACCTATTGGGTCTACCCCGTCGAGGACGAGACGGATGTCTGCATCCGCATCGTCCTCGACGTGAAGGACTCCGAGAACGTGCTGGACAAGCTGGCCACACTGTTCACCTGGACCGAGAACTACCGCATCATCGTCTATCCCGTCGAGGCGACCCTGCCGCGCCTGGAGGGGGCTTCCGCCAAGGAGCCCGAGGCGGAGGCCCCGCGGGACGATCCGGCCGGAAGCAAATCGGTGAACCGCATCAGCCGGGAAGAACTCTACGCCGACATCCTCGACATGGCCCAATTGAACCGGATTTTCGTCGTCCTGACGGTCTGCGCCACGTTGGTCGCCATCATCGGACTGTGGCGCGACAACGTGGCCGTCATCATCGGGGCCATGGTGCTCGCGCCGCTGCTCGGGCCGAACGTGGGGCTGTCCCTGGCCACGACCCTGGGCGACATCGACCTGGGCAAGCGCTCCCTGGCGACGTTGGCCGTGAGCGTCTGCCTCGTCCTGGGGATATCCCTCGCCGCCGGCTTGCTGTTCGGCCTTCCCGAACGATCGGAGGAACTGGCCGCGCGGGCCGTGATCGACTATCCGGATGTGCTGCTGGCCCTTGTGGCCGGCGCGGCCGGGATCATCTCCGTGACCCTGGGAGGGGCGTTGGCCCTGGTCGGCGTCATGGTGGCCCTGGCCCTGCTTCCTCCGCTCACGGCCTGCGGCCTCTACGCTGGCGCGGGGGACGGGGCCTCCGCCGTCGGAGCGGCCATGCTCTTCGTGGCCAACCTCATCGGTTTGAATCTCTCGGGCGTGGTCACGTTCCTGGCCCAGGGCATCCGGCCGATCAACTGGTGGGAGCGGGAGCGCGCGCGAGCCCTCACGGTGCGGATGGTCCTGCTCTGGGCGATCCTGCTGGTCTTCCTTTTGGCGCTCATCGCTTTCGGCGTCATGCGCTGA
- a CDS encoding ABC transporter substrate-binding protein — protein sequence MIRTRLFLALALVCSLLTAACSERKADSLERVKKAGEISLAMSGGYPPFNFFNDKNELVGFDVDVAGEAAKRLGVRLKPVTTDWSGIIEGLRSGVYDGILGSMAVTPERLKVVDFSEPYYYSGAQLLVRADSPFRAPEDLKGKVVGVATGTTFENDAKKLGVAETRLYRDDTQTLMELDNGVIDGVITDRVVGVNAVNQERFRVRLLGSPLRAEDIAVAFRKGDDSLREAVNGVLRDMRADGTLTSLSRKWLKADVTVR from the coding sequence ATGATCCGCACCCGGCTTTTCCTGGCCCTGGCCCTGGTCTGTTCCCTGCTGACGGCCGCCTGCTCCGAACGCAAGGCCGACTCCCTGGAACGGGTGAAAAAGGCCGGGGAGATCAGCCTGGCCATGAGCGGCGGCTACCCGCCCTTCAACTTCTTCAACGACAAGAACGAACTCGTCGGCTTCGACGTGGACGTGGCGGGCGAGGCGGCCAAGCGCCTGGGAGTCCGGCTCAAGCCCGTGACCACGGACTGGAGCGGAATCATCGAGGGCCTGCGCTCGGGCGTCTACGACGGCATCCTGGGCTCCATGGCCGTGACCCCCGAACGGCTCAAGGTGGTCGATTTTTCCGAGCCCTACTACTATTCCGGGGCCCAGCTCCTGGTGCGCGCCGACTCCCCCTTCCGCGCCCCCGAGGACCTCAAGGGCAAGGTCGTGGGCGTGGCCACGGGCACGACCTTCGAGAACGACGCCAAGAAGCTCGGCGTGGCCGAAACCCGCCTCTACCGCGACGACACCCAGACCCTCATGGAACTGGACAACGGCGTCATCGACGGCGTGATCACCGACCGGGTCGTGGGCGTGAACGCCGTGAACCAGGAGCGGTTCCGCGTCCGGCTCCTGGGCTCGCCCCTGCGCGCCGAGGACATCGCCGTGGCCTTCCGCAAGGGCGACGACAGCCTGCGCGAGGCCGTGAACGGCGTGCTGCGCGACATGCGCGCCGACGGCACGCTCACGTCCCTGTCCCGAAAGTGGCTCAAGGCCGACGTGACCGTCCGCTAG
- a CDS encoding amino acid ABC transporter permease: protein MYYDASALIKYFPYFLPAAWMTIKISVLGILLGLGLGLTAAFARISRRTVLNAPARAYVYVIRGTPLLLQLLFIYYGMRSVAGLDAVPSAVLALGVHNGAYIGEIFRGAIQSIAPGQMEAARSLGMSHCRAMIRIILPQALKRAVPPLGNQFIIALKDSSLASAITINELLLKAQQLASSNFMMMEMLTVAAFFYLFYTGVFTWLFARVEARLAVSART from the coding sequence ATGTACTACGACGCCTCGGCGCTCATCAAATACTTCCCCTACTTCCTGCCCGCGGCCTGGATGACCATCAAGATCTCCGTGCTCGGCATCCTCCTCGGCCTGGGCCTGGGACTGACGGCGGCCTTCGCCCGCATCTCGCGGCGGACGGTCCTGAACGCCCCGGCCCGGGCCTACGTCTACGTCATCCGGGGCACGCCCCTGCTGCTCCAGCTCCTGTTCATCTACTACGGCATGCGCTCCGTGGCCGGACTGGACGCCGTGCCCTCGGCCGTGCTGGCCCTGGGCGTCCACAACGGAGCCTACATCGGGGAGATCTTCCGGGGGGCCATCCAGTCCATCGCCCCGGGCCAGATGGAGGCCGCGCGCAGCCTGGGCATGTCCCACTGCCGGGCCATGATCCGCATCATCCTGCCCCAGGCCCTGAAGCGCGCCGTGCCGCCCCTGGGCAACCAGTTCATCATCGCCCTCAAGGACTCCTCCCTGGCCTCGGCCATCACCATCAACGAACTGCTGCTCAAGGCCCAGCAACTGGCCTCGTCCAACTTCATGATGATGGAGATGCTCACGGTCGCGGCCTTCTTCTACCTGTTCTACACCGGCGTCTTCACCTGGCTCTTCGCCCGCGTGGAGGCCCGCCTGGCCGTTTCGGCCCGCACATAG
- a CDS encoding amino acid ABC transporter ATP-binding protein: MDAPMIGIHGLHKYFGESHVLRGIDLNVAQSEVVVVIGASGSGKSTLLRCVNRLEDFQEGRVEVNGRRVRDDERRINALRSHVGMVFQHFNLFPHMTVLANVTEGPTQVRGLGRNEARDIARRYLDKVGMGDFENVYPATLSGGQKQRVAIARALAMEPDVMLFDEPTSALDPELVGGVLAVMRGLAEDGMTMLVVTHEMGFASEVADTVAFMDQGVILESGPPATIFNDPQQARTREFLGQVLTPGGCA; this comes from the coding sequence ATGGACGCACCCATGATCGGCATCCACGGACTGCACAAATACTTCGGCGAAAGCCACGTGCTGCGCGGCATCGACCTGAACGTGGCCCAAAGCGAGGTGGTCGTGGTCATCGGCGCCAGCGGCTCGGGCAAGAGCACGCTCCTGCGCTGCGTGAACCGCCTGGAGGACTTCCAGGAGGGCCGCGTGGAGGTCAACGGCCGCCGCGTCCGCGACGACGAACGCCGGATCAACGCGCTGCGCAGCCACGTGGGCATGGTCTTCCAGCACTTCAACCTCTTCCCGCACATGACCGTGCTCGCCAACGTCACCGAGGGCCCCACCCAGGTCAGGGGCCTGGGCCGGAACGAGGCCCGGGACATCGCCCGGCGCTACCTGGACAAGGTGGGCATGGGCGACTTCGAGAACGTCTATCCCGCGACCCTCTCCGGCGGCCAGAAGCAGCGCGTGGCCATCGCCCGCGCCCTGGCCATGGAGCCGGACGTGATGCTTTTCGACGAGCCCACCAGCGCCCTGGACCCCGAACTGGTGGGCGGCGTGCTGGCGGTCATGCGCGGCCTGGCCGAGGACGGCATGACCATGCTCGTGGTCACCCACGAGATGGGCTTCGCCAGCGAGGTGGCCGACACCGTGGCCTTCATGGACCAGGGCGTGATCCTGGAGTCCGGCCCGCCCGCAACCATCTTCAATGATCCGCAACAGGCGCGCACCCGCGAGTTTCTCGGCCAGGTGCTGACGCCGGGAGGATGCGCATGA